In the genome of Xanthomonas hortorum pv. pelargonii, the window GCTTCGATGTCGTCGCTGCTGTTGGCATCGCCATCGGCAGTTTCCACGATGGTGCCCATCGCGCTGCGGCCCTGGCCATACCAGCGCTCGATCAGATCGTCGATTTCAGAGCGCAACCCGACCTGCAGAAACAGCGGGAATCCGGTCGCAAGGCGCACCGCATCGATCGCGTAATCGTCGTACGGATCGGCGATCCACAGATCCAGCCGGCCATCGCGTTCGCCCACCGGGCACAGATGAAATTGTTTGAGAAAACGCAGCGACAGGCCCTGCACTTCGGGCAGCATTTCCGGCGGGGTATCGCCGAGTTGGCGTGCGTCCACCAGCGGCAGGCCCAGCACGTCGGCGCAGGTCTCTGCATGATCGCGTTCGGACACCAGGCCCAGACGGCCCAGCAAGGCCAGCAGGCCCATGCCGGATTCGGTCTGCAACTGGCGCGCGCGCAGCAGATCGGTGTCCTTCAGACGACGGCGTTCAAGCAATGCTTCGACGATGCGCGTCTCCGCACTTCGATGCTCAATTGGATCGACGGCAACCGCGTTCACACTCGTCTCCACTGGTTCGGCGCCGACTGTAGCAGTTTGCCGCGACGATCAACCGCACCCATCTGAATCGCCCTGAAAAACAATGCCCCCGGTGATTGGCCGGGGGCATCGGTCACACTATTTCACCGCTTACTGTCGTGCAACGAGCGTCAGCTTCGCGTAGTCCTTCGCACCGACCAGCTTGATGTAGTAGGCGCCTGCCTTGGGTGCAGTGAAACGCACGGTTTCGCTGTTGCCCGGGCGGGTCGACTTGGCATCGTAGGAGGTAGCGGTGGGCTCGGCTTCGAAGCTGACATACACCGACACATCACCGGTGCCGCCGTAGGTCATGAAGCTGAGCACCGCGCCGGCCTTGGCGTCGAAGCTGTACAGCGTGGAGCTGCCGGCAGCGCCGCTCAGCCCAGCCAACGGCGCCTTGTTGGTCAGCGCGATGGCGGTCGGTGCGCAGCTCTCGGTGGCCGGGTCGCAGGGTTCCACCAGCACCGCTTCCAGCGCGGCCTTGGCATCGACGATGCCGCTGCCGATCGGGGTGCTGGCCGGCGGGGTCACCGGGAAGCGACGGCTGGTCTGCTTGAGCAGGGTTTCCACCGCGGCCGGGGTCAGCGGGCCATCGCCCAGACCGATCGACGCGCTCTGCACCAGCGCCACGACGCCGGCCACGTGCGGGGACGCCATCGAGGTGCCACCCAGACCCATATAGGTATAGGTACCCGAGGTCGGCGTGGTCGCACCGGTGTAGCCGGCCTGCCAGATGTAGCCACCCGGATTGCCGTCCACGCTGCCGCCGCCACCCGGACCCGACAAGTCGACCTTGCTGCCGTAGTTGGAGTAGTAGGTGATGCCGCCGGTGATGCGCGTGGCGCCCACGGTGATCGTGTTGTTGCAGCTGGCCGGCGAATGGTTGGCCGCATCTTCGCCGCTGTTGCCGGCCGCCACCACCACGGTGGTGCCGCGCGACACCGCGCCGTTGATCGCCACCTGGGTGGCCGGATCGCAGGGTTCGCCGCCGCCCAGGCTCATGTTGATGACTTCGGCCGGGTTGGTGTTGGCCGGCACGCCATCCACCGCACCGCCCGAGGCCCACACGATCGCATCGGCGATGTCGGAGGTGTAGCCGCCGCAACGGCCGAGCACGCGCACCGGCAGGATGGTCGCCTTCGGCGCCACGCCAGCCATACCTACGCCGTTATTGGTCGCCTCGGCCACGGTTCCCGAGACATGGGTACCGTGCCAGGAGCTTTCCTGTGCCACCGAGCCGTCGTAGCAGACGTTGTCGGCTTCTTCCCAGTCGCCGTAATCCAGCGCGCCGGGCACGCGGGCGTCGGTCGGGCGACGCGAGACTTCGGCGTCGGTGATGAAGTCGTAACCCTGCAGCAGGTTACCGGCAAAATCCGGATGGCCCGGCAGGATGCCGGTATCCAGCACCGCCACCACCACGCCTGCACCCTGCGAGAGGTCCCATGCGGCCGGCGCGTTGATGCCGCCGTTGGGGTTGCTCAGGTGCCACTGGTACTGCGCGTACAGCGGGTCGTTGGGAACCAGCTGCGGAGTCACGTCGGTCGCTGCGCGGGTCTTCTTGATCTCGACCGGGCGCAGCATGCGATCGATCTGCACGTCGACTACCGACGGGTCGCTCTTGAGCTCGGCCACCACCTTGTCCACTTGCGCGGGGGTCAACGTGCTGGACAGCTTGATCAGGTCCGAACCGATGCCGAGCTTGCGCACATATGTCGCCTTGGCGGCGGCAGTGGCGCGCGCACCACTGCTGGCACCGACGCGGCCGACCGCAGCCTGCACCGCGCCGAGCTTGCTGGCGCGATCGGTTGCGGCGGCCGTGTTGTCCTTGTAGCGCACGATCAACCGGCTACTGAACGCAGCGCCATCCGCTGCTGCCTGAGTCGGTTCCTTGACCAGCAGTTGGGGGCGGCAGCGAGGGTGCCCGAAGCACCGAGAGCCATCATCAGGATGGCCCCAGCAAGCGGGTTGAAACGGAAATTCTTGTCGATCACGGTGAAGTCCTCTTCGTGTGTTTCGTCAGTCAAGTCAGGCTTGGAACGACACTCGAAACTGCTGCGCAACCGCGCACGGCACGCTGCGTTTCGTCAGCCACTCCTGGTACGGCCATCACTCCATGCGAATCCGTTGGCCGGCCCAGCCACGGTCCTTACCCGCCCCCTCAGGCCTTGCTCTACCGCAGCGGCGCAACTCGGCGCCGCTGCGTTTCATGCAGCAGCGCGTTACCAGCCGAAACCGGCACCCACGCCGATCGAGCTGTCGTCGCCACTGAGTGCGCCGCCCACCGTCACCGTGGCGCGCGGGCTGATGGCACGCTGATACCCCACCGACAACGCCGACTCGCCGTTCTGGAAACCGACGCCGGCACCGACGCGGTTTTGCGAGGCGATACCGGCCACGCTGGCGGACATGTTCAACATCGCCGAGCTCATCGCGCCCTGACGATCCAGGCGACGGTTCTGCCGACGCAGGCGGTCTTCGATATCGCCCTGGTAGCTTTCGAAGCTGTCGGCCATCGCGCTGTAGCGGCTGTCGGTGTAGCTGTTGGCCGCGGCAACGCCGTTGTCCAGCTGCCCCCTGTTGACCGCATCGGTGGCACGCGTACCGGCCGCCACATTGGCCACCTGACGCTCGCCGCCAACGCTGCCCACCGACACCGTGTCGGCACGATCGGCAACCGAGCCCTGGCCGAGTGCAACTGCACCCTGCGCACTGGCACGTGCGCCCTGGCCAATCGCCGTGCCCGATGCCGCACTGACCTGCGCGCCTTCGCCCATCGCCACCGCATTGGTCGCCACCGCCGCAATCTGCGTGTTGGCTCCCACCGCCGTGCTGCCATCGGCATTGACGCGTGCATTGCTGCCGATCGCAGTGTCGTTGGGACCATGCGCATACGCGCTGCCGCCGATTGCAGTACCGGTCACGTGGTTGGCCACGGCCGCCGTGCCCACTGCAGTGGACGTTGCGGCCGGCGTGATGCTGCCGACCACTGCTGCGGTCGGCGTGCCCTGCACGCTTGCGCTTGCAGCTGCGACATCAGCGACCGCGTCGATCTGCGCAGCCGCCGCAACCGCAGGCACCGATGCAGTGCGCAGCGACGCCGTGCGTGCAGCCGTGCTGCCCGTTGCGGTGCCACCACGTGCATCGAGCTCGTTGACCTTGCTGTCCAACGCGGTCAGTGCAGCACCGACGTTGTTGTAGCTGGCACCTTGAATCACATAGGTCGGCGCAACGAACACGCCTTGCGCACCGATCGCCGCACCACCACCGAGGAAGCTGGCCGCATTGCTGAGCGACTGGAACAACTGCCCGCCGTTGATCGCATCGGTGCTGGCAGTAGCAATCGCGCCGCTGCCCACATTGACGATGCGACGGGTGGCCGGACCACCGCGGCCATCGCCGCTGCCCACCGACACCACATTGGCGTCATAGGTGCGCGAACCGGAGCCCAAGGCCACCGAATCGGCGCCGCTGGCACCGGCGTTGGCACCGAGCGCCACCGCATTGCTGCCGCTCTGGCGCACGAAGGAGTTGTAGCCCAGCGCCACGCCGTTTTCGCCGATGGAATTGGTCTGACGGCCCATTGCGGTGCTGTTGACGCCGCTGGCACTGCTGTCCACACCCAGCGCACTGGCACCGGTCGCCGACGCCCGGCTGCCGGAGGCAATGGCAACGCTGCGCGCGCCGCTGGCGCTGGCACCTGCACCGACCGCACTGCTGCGATCACCGGTTGCCGAGGCCACGCCTTCACCGGTGGTTTGCACCATGCCGTTGGTGGTCTGCACATCGGCGGCCAGGGAATCCAACTGGCCCTTGTTGACCGCATCGGTGGCGGCCTGGCCGTCGCTGACATTGACGATGCGACGCGTGGCCGGACCGCCGCGGCCATTGCCGCTGCCGATCGACACCGTGTCGGCCTCATACGTGCGCGAGCCCGAGCCCAACGCCACCGAATCGGCGCCGGTTGCGCCGGCATTGGCACCGAGCGCCACACCGTTGACCGCGCTTTGGCGCACGAACGCGTTGTAGCCCACAGCCACCGCATTTTCGCCAATCACATTGACCTGACGACCGACACCGGTGCTGTTGATGCCGGTCGCCGACGCGTCCACACCGATGACGCTGGCACCGATCGCGTCGGCACGGCTGCCGCCACCCAATGCCAGCGTGTTGTCGGCCAGTGCTGCGGCGCTTTGACCCAATGCGGTGGCGTTGACGCCATCGGCGTACGAATTCCAGCCGATCGCGGTGGTGTAGTCGGCCGTGGCCCACGCACCCGCACCGAATGCCGCAGCGCCGGTGCCGGAAGCACGCGCCGGGATGAACCCGAAGAACGTGCTGCCACCGACGGCCACGCTTTCTTCGCCGGTGGCTTCGCTGAATTCACCCACCGCCACGGCGCTGGCACCAGAGGCCAGCGCTGCGGCACCGACTGCCGTGCTGTAGTCGCTGGACGCAACCGCGCCATAGCCCAGTGCCGACGACAGCCTGCCGCTGGACTCGCTGTACCCGCCCAACGCGGTGCTGCCGACATTGGAAGAAGCACTGCGGAAACCGACTGCGGTTGCCTGGTTGTCGGAGGCCACCGCTTCGCTGCCGAGTGCGGTGGTGTAGGTCGAAATCGCCTGCGCGCCGGCACCGTTTGCGGTGGCGCCAATGTCGCTGGCCAAGGCATTGCTGCCGATGGCGCTGCTGTTTTCGCCGGTCGCCTGGGCATTGTTGCCAAGCGCCGCTGCGCCGATTCCGCTGGCCAAGGCGCTTACGCCGAGCGCCGTTGCGTTATCGGCAACCGCTTGCGCGCCTGCACCCAACGCCGTGGTGCCGGTGCCGGTGGCATTGGCGCCCTCGCCTGCAGCCAATGCGTTGTCGCCTTCCACGTAGGCACCGGCGTCGCTGTCATCGCTGCCGCTGGCCTTGAAGTACTTGCTGGTGGATTCAGCGGTTTCGGCCACTGCGGTGAGCTGGTCCAGATTCACCGCATCGGTGCCTTGCGTACCGGCAGCCACGTTGGTGATCTGCCGCTCGTTGCCGGTGCTGCCCACCGACACTGCGAAATCGCGATCGGCCACCGAATCGGCGCCCAGTGCCACGCTGCTTTCGCCGGTGGATTCGGCAAAATTGCCCAGCGCAGTGCTGTTGAGGCCCGGCGCCCATGCGGCGCCGCCGAGTGCGGTGGAGAAGTCGCCGGACGCCTCGGTCGGCAACAAGCCGAGCAATGCGCCACCGACCGACACGCTGTTGTAGCCGCTGGCCACACTGCCCTGGCCGGCCGCCAGACTGTAGGTGCCCGATGCGGTTGCATCGCCACCCACCGCCACGCTGCTGGAGCCGCTGGCGGTGCTGAAATTACCCAGCGCGGTGCTGTTGAAACCGGTCGCGCTGGAATAGCCGCCCAGTGCGGTGGAGTAATTGGCGCTGGCCTCGGCGCCGAACCCGAAGGCGGCCGCGCTGGTGCCATCGGCAATGCTTTCCGCGCCGACTGCCGTGGCCGAGTCGCCACTGGCGCTGGCGAAGTAACCCAGTGCCGTGGTTTCGCTGCCATTGGCAACGCTCAACGCACCGGCCGCCAGCGATCCATCGCCAGACGCATCTGCCGCTGCACCCAACGCGGTGCTCTGCGCACCCGCTGCCGCGCTCTCGCCGCCCACCGCCACCGCATAGTCGCCGCTGGCCTGGCTGTAGGCACCGCTGGACACGCTGCCAAACCCGCTGGCCGCCGCGTTGTAGCCCGATGCAGTGGCAAACTGCGCAGTGGCGCTGGCGCCGCTGCCCACTGCCAATGCACCGGTACCGATCGCCTGACTGCTGGAACCGAACGCGCTGCTGTAATCGCCCTCGGCAGTGGCGTTGGAACCGGCAGCAGTGGCGTCTTCGCCCTGCGCATCGGCCGTGCCGGCGCCGGTGCCGGTGTACAGACGCGCGGTGGTTTCTGCGGTTTCACCGACCGCGTTGAGCTGGTCCAGGTTCACCGCATCGGTGCCCTCGGTACCGGCGGCAACATTGGTGATCTGACGTTCGCCACCGGCGTTGCCTACCGACACCGTGTTGGCGCGATCGGCGACCGCGCCAACACCCAGCGCAACGCTGTTGTCGACTGCGGTCCGCGCACCGTCGCCGATCGCAATGCTGCGATTGCCTTCGACGAAGGCCTCCGCGCCAATCGCCAGAGTGCTATCGCCATAGCCAACCGCGTTCGAGCCGAGAGCGATCGAACGCGCACCGGCCGTATAAGCGTTGTCGCCGATGGCGATGGAGAGGTCACCACCGGCAGAGGCGGTAATACCGAGCGCAACGCTGCGGTTGCCGTACGCGGTGCTTTCTGCACCCACCGAGGTGCTGGTGTCGCCCCACGCGACGCTGGCAAACCCCAGCGCGGTGGATTCGAGACCATTGGCGATGCTTTCAAACCCGATCGCAGTGCCGCCACGCCCGTTGGCCACGCTGGTCCCGCCGATGGCAGTGCCGTAGAAGCCGGTCGCCGTGCTGTCGGCGCCCAACGCGGTGGAGTACCGATCGCTGGCAACGCTGTTGAAGCCGATCGCAGTGGCGTTGTTGAAGTTCGCATTTGCGCCGCTACCAATCGCAGTGGTGCCCAGCGCAGACGCCTGACTGCTCGAACCAAGCGCAACGCTGTCATCGCCCGACGCATTGCTGGATCCGCCCAGCGCGACGGTGCGCTCACCGAAAGCACTGCTGCCAGCACCAATGGCGGTGGATGCGGTACCGCCGGCAGCGGCATTGGAACCGAACGCAGCGCTGTCCTCACCGAACGCCACGCTTGCTCCGCCGACCGCGGTGCTGGTGTCGCCAAACGCCACGCTCCCCGCACCCAGCGCGGTGGAGTCGGCACCGTTGGCGATGCTCTCGTAACCGAGCGCGGTGGCGCCGCTGCCGGTTGCCAGACTGGCGCCGCCAATCGCCGTGCCGAACTCGCCCGATGCGCTGCTGTCAGCGCCGAGCGCAGTGGCGTAATCGGCCACTGCAGTGCTGTTGAAACCGAGCGCGGTTGCATTGTCGACAGCAGCGATCGCGCCGCTACCGATCGCAGTGGTGCCCTGCGCCGTTGCGGAGCTGGTCGAACCGAATGCAGCGCTGTAGTCGCCGGTTGCCGATGCGTTGGAACCGGCCGCAACGCTGTCGATGCCTTCGGCAATCGCGGTGCCGTCACCCGTGGCGACGAACGTGCGCGCAGTGGTGTCGGCAACCTCGGACACGGCAGTGAGCTGATCGAGATTCACCGCATCGGTGCCTTCGGTGCCGGCAGCGACGCTGGTGATCTGACGCTCATCGCCGGCCGCGCCGACCGACACGGTATTGGCGCGCGTGGCCACCGAGTTGGCACCCAACGCAACCGAGTTGGCGCCGCGTGCGGTGCTGTAATAGCCCAGCGCCGTGCTCAATTCACCGCTGGCCCAGGATTCCGGGCCGACCGCAGTGGCGCCTTCGCCAGGTGCGTAGGCGAAGTAACCCACCGCTGTGGCTTCGGTGCCGGAGGCTTCGCTGAGCGTGCCCACCGCCGTGGTGTAGGTGCCCGACGCGATCGCACCGGCGCCGAGCGCGGTGGACGCTTCGCCGCTGGCTTGGGTCTGCACGAAGAAACCCAGGCCTGGAATGTAATCGACCGGACCGCCGACCGCAGTGCTGCTGGTGCCGCTGGCGCTGGTCTGCGTGCCCACCGCGGTGGCGTAATCGCCGGCCGCATTGGCAACCGCACCGAACGCGGAGGATTGCGCACCAGCCGCATACGCACCGACGCCGAACGACGATGCAGCAAATCCATCGGCATTGGCGCTGGCGCCCACTGCGGTTCCGCCGACGCCGGCACTGGTGGCGCCGGTCTCCACCGGCACCCCGCCGTTGGTGATCAACGGCTGGCCATCTTCGTCCACCGCAGCGCCGCCAACGGCCACGCTGCCCGGGCCATTGGCCTGTGCGTTGTGGCCGAATGCTGCGCTGTTCTGCCCGGAGGCAAGCGCATTGGCGCCCACGGCGGTGGCGTTGTCGGCCACGGCATTGGCACCGGTTCCCAGCGCGGTTGTCGCCGTGCCCACCGCATTGGCCGCATCGCCGGCAGCCAGTGCGCTGTCGCCTTCGACATACGCGCCGACGCTGTCTTCGCCGGGGGTTGCCTTGAAGAACGTTGCGGTGTCGTCGGCCACATCGGCCACGTCCTGCAACTGCGCCAGGTTGACCGCGTCGGTGGCGTTGACGCCGGCGCTGACATTGGTGATGCGGCGCGTGGCCGGGCCGCCGCCGCCATTGCCGCTGCCGACCGACACCACGTCGTCTTCGTGGGTACGCGAGCCTGCGCCCAGCGCCACCGAGTTGGCACCGGTCACGCCGGCATTGGCGCCGAGCGCCACGCCGTTTTCGCCGCTCTGGCGCACGAAACTGTTGTAGCCGATGGCCACCGCGTTCTCGCCGATGGCATTGGTCTGGCGCCCGATCGCGCTGCTGTTCACACCGCTGGCGCTGCTATCGGCGCCGGCTGCCACTGCGCCGGTGGCGCTTGCATGGCTGTTGCTGCCGATGGCGGTGGTCCTGGTGGCGGATGCGGCTGCACCGTCGCCGACTTCGACCGACTGCGCCATCGCGGAAAGAGGAATGGCGATCCCGGCGCTACCCAGCGCCAGAGCGATCGCGGCGACCAGGCAACGGCTCTGGCGGCGGTCGATGAATGCGGCAGTGGTCACTGCTCCCGGGCTATCACCGCTGGCCAGTTCCGATGCCACGGCCCACACGCCCAACGCTTTGTTCCAAACCTTGCGATAAATCCGATTCATCGACGCACGACTCCTGAAGTTTGGGACTGGTTTTGTTGGCGAACACCCACCATCGAACGGCCTTCCAGCCATGCGATTCCCCTGGTGATTGGCGCCATGTGCCTAACGGCGGTGGGCGGCTTGCGCTTGCACCCTGGATAGTCAAAAAGTGAACGCTACCCAACCATAGAACTGAGCGAAGTGTTAACAGCGCTCAAATCGGGCGTCAAGTTTTTGACGAAAAGCGAAGTTAAGTGTGTTTTTCATCACGCTTCTGTTTGCTTTTATTATTTTTTTGATAAATCTTTGGAAAACAGCGACCTAGATCATGTCTCGCAAGACATTTCTAAGCTGAATACGCATGTCCAAAGCAGACAAAAAAGCCCGCTGGCGGGTCGCCAGCAGGCTTGGTTGCGCAAAAATCAGATGCGAAATGCGTCAGCGGGCAGACCAGCGCTCCCCACGCTGGCAAACCGGTGCCACATAGGCGCGGTACCGGCCGCTTTTCAGCTGGATTGCGCCAGGGAAATGACGGAATGCCGCCGGTACGCCCTGATGCGTCAGATCACTGACGCGCCAGCAGGCTCACCCCGTCGAATTCGGTACCGTCGAGCTTGAGGATGTAGGTGCCGGTGCGCGGCGCGGTGAAGCGCACGGTCTGGCTGGTGCCACTGCGTGTGGAGGCACCGTCGTTGTCGGTGGCGCTGGGCTCACGCCCGAACGCCACATACAAGCCTGCCTGCCCGCTGCCACCGAAGCTGATGAAACTCAGCACCGCACCCGCGCTCGCCTCGAAGGTAAACAACCCGCTGTCGCCGGCCAGGTTGGACAGCCCACGCTCGGGCACGCTGTTACGCAGAGGTTGCGCATCCACCTGGCACCCCACGTCTCCCGCATCGCAACGGCGCAGCGCGCGATCAACGGCAGCCCCCGCATCCACGATGCCGCTACCGGCCGGCGTGGCCAGCGGTATCTGCACCGGGAACGCGCGTGCACTGCGCTTGAGCAAACGCTCCAATGCCGCCGGTGTCAGCGGCGCCTTGCCATCGGCGATCAACGCGCTTTGCACCAGCGCCGCAGTGCCGGCCACGTGTGGCGATGCCATGGAGGTGCCGGCAAATCCGGGGCCGATGTACGTGAACTGGCCGGAAGTCGGCGTAGTTGCTCCGGTGTAACCGGTCTGCCAGATCCAGCTGCCGATCGGGCCGTCGTACAAGGTGTCGGTTTCCAGATCGCGTGCGCCACCGCCGGGTGCAGCCAGATCGATCAAACTGCCGAAATTGCTGTAATACGCCAGGCCACCAGTCAGGCGGGTAGCCGCCACCGACACCACGTTTGCGCAGTTGGCCGGTACTGCGCTGGACACATCCGAGCCACCGTTGCCGGCCGCCACCACCACGGTGGTGCCGCGCGAAACCGCACCGTTGATCGCCGCCTGCATGGCCGAATCGCAGGGCCCGAATCCACCCAGGCTAATGTTGATGATTTCGGCCGGCTCGCGATTGTCCGGCACGCCCTCCACATGCCCGCCGGATGCCCACACGATGGCATCGGTGATGTCGGAAAACGAGCCGCCGCAATGACCGAGAACGCGCACCGGCAGCACCTTGGCCTTGTAGGCAACACCGGCACCGCCAATGGCGTTGCCGGTGGCTTCGGCAATCGTGCCGGCCACGTGCGTGCCGTGCCAGGAACTGTCGCGAGCGGCTGAAAAAATACCGCATTCGCCGTCCGTTGCTTCCCAATCGCCATAATCCAACGCACCCGGCACGCGCGCATTGGTGGCGCGTCGCGAGGTGTCGGCATTGCTGATGAAGTCGTAGCCCTGCAGCAGATTGCCGGCAAGATCCGGATGCGCCGGCAGGATGCCGGTGTCGATCACCGCCACCACCACGCCCTCGCCTTGGGCAGTGGCCCAGGCCGCCGGCGCATCGATGCCACCGACCGGATCGGTGAGATGCCATTGATTGGTCGCCAGCAGCGGGTCGTTGGGCAAGCTGCCGCCGCTGCTTTGCAACCGATAGGCGCGTGCATCGATTTGCGCATATTCCACCGCAGGATCCGATTGCAACTCGCGCACCAGGCGGTCGGCGTCGCTGCGGCTGAGTTGTGCGGGCAGCTTGATCAACTCGCTCCCCACTGCCAACGTGCGCACAAACGTGGGCACGGCCGCCTTGCCGCTGCGTGCCGCCGGTGCCAGCTGCACTGCCGCGCGCGATGCCGCTGCAGTGATCGTGGCCGCCGATGCACTGCCAACGCTGCGCGCAGTCACTTTGCCGCTGCGATATTTGACGATGATGCCGTCGACCGGCGCATCGCGCATGGCTTGCTGACGTTGCGCAGCGCTCACACTGGAATCCAACGTGGCGGCAGCGGCAATGCCGCTACCGAGCGAAAATACAGCGCTGCAGGCGATGGCAAGAGTCCGGGAACGATGGTTCTGAATCACGATGAAGTCCTCTTCAAGATGAAATGCAACAACGAATGAGTGAGCGCGCAGCTGCCGCACACGCAGCAGCTGCGAGATGCATGCAATGCGCGTTACCAGCCGAAACCGGCACCCACGCCGATCGAGCTGTCGTCGCCACTGAGTGCGCCGCCCACCGTCACCGTGGCGCGCGGGCTGATGGCACGCTGATACCCCACCGACAACGCCGACTCGCCGTTCTGGAAACCGACGCCGGCACCGACGCGGTTTTGCGAGGCGATACCGGCCACGCTGGCGGACATGTTCAACATCGCCGAGCTC includes:
- a CDS encoding S8 family peptidase, whose translation is MIQNHRSRTLAIACSAVFSLGSGIAAAATLDSSVSAAQRQQAMRDAPVDGIIVKYRSGKVTARSVGSASAATITAAASRAAVQLAPAARSGKAAVPTFVRTLAVGSELIKLPAQLSRSDADRLVRELQSDPAVEYAQIDARAYRLQSSGGSLPNDPLLATNQWHLTDPVGGIDAPAAWATAQGEGVVVAVIDTGILPAHPDLAGNLLQGYDFISNADTSRRATNARVPGALDYGDWEATDGECGIFSAARDSSWHGTHVAGTIAEATGNAIGGAGVAYKAKVLPVRVLGHCGGSFSDITDAIVWASGGHVEGVPDNREPAEIINISLGGFGPCDSAMQAAINGAVSRGTTVVVAAGNGGSDVSSAVPANCANVVSVAATRLTGGLAYYSNFGSLIDLAAPGGGARDLETDTLYDGPIGSWIWQTGYTGATTPTSGQFTYIGPGFAGTSMASPHVAGTAALVQSALIADGKAPLTPAALERLLKRSARAFPVQIPLATPAGSGIVDAGAAVDRALRRCDAGDVGCQVDAQPLRNSVPERGLSNLAGDSGLFTFEASAGAVLSFISFGGSGQAGLYVAFGREPSATDNDGASTRSGTSQTVRFTAPRTGTYILKLDGTEFDGVSLLARQ
- a CDS encoding ESPR-type extended signal peptide-containing protein, with product MNRIYRKVWNKALGVWAVASELASGDSPGAVTTAAFIDRRQSRCLVAAIALALGSAGIAIPLSAMAQSVEVGDGAAASATRTTAIGSNSHASATGAVAAGADSSASGVNSSAIGRQTNAIGENAVAIGYNSFVRQSGENGVALGANAGVTGANSVALGAGSRTHEDDVVSVGSGNGGGGPATRRITNVSAGVNATDAVNLAQLQDVADVADDTATFFKATPGEDSVGAYVEGDSALAAGDAANAVGTATTALGTGANAVADNATAVGANALASGQNSAAFGHNAQANGPGSVAVGGAAVDEDGQPLITNGGVPVETGATSAGVGGTAVGASANADGFAASSFGVGAYAAGAQSSAFGAVANAAGDYATAVGTQTSASGTSSTAVGGPVDYIPGLGFFVQTQASGEASTALGAGAIASGTYTTAVGTLSEASGTEATAVGYFAYAPGEGATAVGPESWASGELSTALGYYSTARGANSVALGANSVATRANTVSVGAAGDERQITSVAAGTEGTDAVNLDQLTAVSEVADTTARTFVATGDGTAIAEGIDSVAAGSNASATGDYSAAFGSTSSATAQGTTAIGSGAIAAVDNATALGFNSTAVADYATALGADSSASGEFGTAIGGASLATGSGATALGYESIANGADSTALGAGSVAFGDTSTAVGGASVAFGEDSAAFGSNAAAGGTASTAIGAGSSAFGERTVALGGSSNASGDDSVALGSSSQASALGTTAIGSGANANFNNATAIGFNSVASDRYSTALGADSTATGFYGTAIGGTSVANGRGGTAIGFESIANGLESTALGFASVAWGDTSTSVGAESTAYGNRSVALGITASAGGDLSIAIGDNAYTAGARSIALGSNAVGYGDSTLAIGAEAFVEGNRSIAIGDGARTAVDNSVALGVGAVADRANTVSVGNAGGERQITNVAAGTEGTDAVNLDQLNAVGETAETTARLYTGTGAGTADAQGEDATAAGSNATAEGDYSSAFGSSSQAIGTGALAVGSGASATAQFATASGYNAAASGFGSVSSGAYSQASGDYAVAVGGESAAAGAQSTALGAAADASGDGSLAAGALSVANGSETTALGYFASASGDSATAVGAESIADGTSAAAFGFGAEASANYSTALGGYSSATGFNSTALGNFSTASGSSSVAVGGDATASGTYSLAAGQGSVASGYNSVSVGGALLGLLPTEASGDFSTALGGAAWAPGLNSTALGNFAESTGESSVALGADSVADRDFAVSVGSTGNERQITNVAAGTQGTDAVNLDQLTAVAETAESTSKYFKASGSDDSDAGAYVEGDNALAAGEGANATGTGTTALGAGAQAVADNATALGVSALASGIGAAALGNNAQATGENSSAIGSNALASDIGATANGAGAQAISTYTTALGSEAVASDNQATAVGFRSASSNVGSTALGGYSESSGRLSSALGYGAVASSDYSTAVGAAALASGASAVAVGEFSEATGEESVAVGGSTFFGFIPARASGTGAAAFGAGAWATADYTTAIGWNSYADGVNATALGQSAAALADNTLALGGGSRADAIGASVIGVDASATGINSTGVGRQVNVIGENAVAVGYNAFVRQSAVNGVALGANAGATGADSVALGSGSRTYEADTVSIGSGNGRGGPATRRIVNVSDGQAATDAVNKGQLDSLAADVQTTNGMVQTTGEGVASATGDRSSAVGAGASASGARSVAIASGSRASATGASALGVDSSASGVNSTAMGRQTNSIGENGVALGYNSFVRQSGSNAVALGANAGASGADSVALGSGSRTYDANVVSVGSGDGRGGPATRRIVNVGSGAIATASTDAINGGQLFQSLSNAASFLGGGAAIGAQGVFVAPTYVIQGASYNNVGAALTALDSKVNELDARGGTATGSTAARTASLRTASVPAVAAAAQIDAVADVAAASASVQGTPTAAVVGSITPAATSTAVGTAAVANHVTGTAIGGSAYAHGPNDTAIGSNARVNADGSTAVGANTQIAAVATNAVAMGEGAQVSAASGTAIGQGARASAQGAVALGQGSVADRADTVSVGSVGGERQVANVAAGTRATDAVNRGQLDNGVAAANSYTDSRYSAMADSFESYQGDIEDRLRRQNRRLDRQGAMSSAMLNMSASVAGIASQNRVGAGVGFQNGESALSVGYQRAISPRATVTVGGALSGDDSSIGVGAGFGW